A stretch of the Halorussus salinus genome encodes the following:
- a CDS encoding cell division protein SepF has protein sequence MGFMSKILGDRDAHTAEDYVELNLDDFDTASGDAAMQVHIAEIQGQQDVIAIKDAIYDGDLVVADITRLRTEDTTVERITNELQQVAREVDGDIVQKGDDQILVTPTGVKVSREKLTR, from the coding sequence ATGGGCTTCATGAGCAAAATTCTCGGTGACAGGGACGCGCACACCGCCGAGGACTACGTGGAACTCAATCTCGACGACTTCGACACGGCGTCGGGCGACGCCGCGATGCAGGTTCACATCGCCGAGATTCAGGGCCAACAGGACGTAATCGCCATCAAGGACGCCATCTACGACGGGGACCTCGTGGTCGCGGACATCACGCGACTCCGGACCGAGGACACCACGGTCGAACGCATCACCAACGAACTCCAGCAGGTCGCCCGCGAGGTGGACGGCGACATCGTCCAGAAAGGCGACGACCAGATTCTCGTCACTCCGACGGGCGTGAAGGTCAGCCGCGAGAAACTGACGCGCTGA
- a CDS encoding PrsW family intramembrane metalloprotease: MDAPRDPVEEGATDSADLYDIATWESRSWLDRFSGGVYRWSRRLGRVIVVLLALAILVVQFALTGLAAVSDPVIGAFVLMSVVPAFGLAAYIWYADVTTSEPLTLLVGTFLLGVLFAGFAAIINTLAGAITLVPVVGMVLFFYLVVAPVEEVVKWLAIRLYAFRSDRFDAVIDGAVYGAMAGLGFATIENAIYITRGIAEVGTIGQQQIATAGQTAAVRLLAGPGHVIYSAFAGYYLGLAKFNRENAGPIVVKGLLIAAFIHATYNSLVTYLGDILQFLGVAVAPGVAFLGFVVIYDGVFGYLLYRKISRYRSAYRQTNMGQSVSFEDDERDDAVGRDRADFEESADGRGDYEDSESFAAAERDERQRAETRQAERQQGDTTRTDGDGSE, encoded by the coding sequence ATGGATGCTCCACGCGACCCGGTCGAGGAGGGCGCGACCGATTCGGCCGATCTCTACGACATCGCCACGTGGGAGTCGCGAAGTTGGTTGGACAGGTTCTCGGGCGGCGTCTACCGGTGGTCGCGTCGGCTCGGCCGGGTCATCGTCGTCCTCCTCGCGCTGGCTATCCTCGTCGTCCAGTTCGCGCTGACCGGACTGGCGGCAGTCAGCGACCCCGTCATCGGCGCGTTCGTCCTCATGTCGGTCGTCCCGGCGTTCGGGTTGGCGGCCTACATCTGGTACGCCGACGTGACGACCTCCGAACCGCTGACGCTTCTGGTCGGGACGTTCCTGCTGGGCGTGCTGTTCGCTGGCTTCGCGGCCATCATCAACACGCTCGCGGGAGCGATTACCCTCGTGCCGGTCGTCGGGATGGTGCTGTTCTTCTATCTGGTCGTCGCGCCGGTCGAGGAGGTCGTGAAGTGGCTCGCCATCCGGCTCTACGCCTTCCGGAGCGACCGCTTCGACGCGGTCATCGACGGCGCGGTGTACGGCGCGATGGCTGGTCTCGGGTTCGCCACCATCGAGAACGCTATCTACATCACTCGGGGCATCGCCGAGGTCGGAACCATCGGCCAACAGCAGATCGCCACCGCTGGCCAGACTGCCGCGGTGCGCCTGCTGGCCGGACCGGGCCACGTCATCTACTCGGCGTTCGCGGGCTACTACCTCGGGCTGGCGAAGTTCAACCGCGAGAACGCGGGTCCCATCGTGGTCAAAGGCCTGCTCATCGCGGCGTTCATCCACGCGACCTACAACTCGTTGGTGACGTATCTCGGCGACATCCTCCAGTTCCTCGGGGTCGCGGTCGCGCCGGGCGTCGCGTTCCTCGGGTTCGTCGTCATCTACGACGGCGTGTTCGGGTATCTCCTCTACCGGAAGATTTCCCGGTACCGGAGCGCCTACCGCCAGACCAACATGGGCCAGAGCGTCAGCTTCGAGGACGACGAGCGCGACGACGCCGTGGGCCGCGACCGCGCGGACTTCGAGGAGTCGGCCGACGGACGGGGCGATTACGAAGACTCGGAGTCGTTCGCCGCGGCCGAGCGCGACGAGCGCCAGCGCGCCGAGACTCGGCAGGCCGAGCGCCAGCAGGGCGACACCACCCGGACCGACGGCGACGGCTCCGAGTAG
- a CDS encoding DUF402 domain-containing protein codes for MSNVRIRGIYTTALTQRLREEFRVVQASPPIRRRFDPEFAADEYDASVETTDDRQGAGVVGDPETVARVADDLASLGVDTFRWPDPTPRGAVFDAAVSDTLGGGAVVDLGDREGYLSFGKVDRRIDEGDRVRVQVHEPVAPWADHRPVLGTQLQAFGGVASLSTGIDKVVASGDDATRTELARTTEMLPTEVPDDWGVRWEYAADEAGMDAMDDALGRAVERAEVIDAGLADAPDSPSEGSRTDLPRRLVAPEETTWLWFGRESRFALDAERREVTTTMPGHHRVKAAHESASAAVDFVEDLWADMGADGDGADGDSADGDAAEEFPTGAALRQFGPAAGDRLEIRHGKPDGRCFSLGRGEVTECAPDEGKVTLRREMSGRGTYDALGTPRERGDVAVTKFREGRWWYPTLYRSDEGESKGTYVNVCTPVELFPEVARYVDLHVDVVKFPDGGVERVDDDELDAAVEAGEIAPPLAEKARSVASSVERALK; via the coding sequence ATGAGTAACGTCCGTATCCGCGGTATCTACACCACCGCACTGACCCAGCGTTTGCGCGAGGAGTTCCGCGTGGTACAGGCATCCCCGCCCATCCGGCGGCGCTTCGACCCCGAGTTCGCCGCCGACGAGTACGACGCCAGCGTCGAGACCACCGACGACCGACAGGGCGCGGGCGTCGTCGGCGACCCCGAGACCGTCGCGCGCGTCGCCGACGACCTCGCCTCGCTGGGCGTGGACACCTTCCGCTGGCCCGACCCGACTCCTCGGGGAGCCGTCTTCGACGCCGCGGTGAGCGACACCCTCGGCGGCGGCGCAGTCGTGGACTTGGGCGACCGGGAGGGGTACCTCTCCTTTGGCAAGGTGGACCGCCGAATCGACGAGGGCGACCGGGTTCGCGTGCAGGTCCACGAACCGGTCGCCCCGTGGGCCGACCACCGGCCGGTTCTCGGCACCCAGCTACAGGCGTTCGGCGGGGTCGCCAGCCTCTCGACGGGCATCGACAAGGTGGTCGCCTCGGGCGACGACGCGACCCGGACCGAACTCGCCCGGACGACCGAGATGCTCCCGACCGAGGTCCCCGACGACTGGGGCGTTCGCTGGGAGTACGCCGCCGACGAGGCGGGCATGGACGCGATGGACGACGCGCTCGGGCGGGCCGTCGAACGCGCCGAGGTCATCGACGCCGGACTCGCCGACGCCCCCGACTCCCCTTCCGAGGGGAGTCGCACCGACCTCCCGCGCCGACTCGTCGCGCCCGAGGAGACGACGTGGCTCTGGTTCGGCCGCGAGTCGCGGTTCGCGCTCGACGCCGAGCGACGCGAGGTCACGACCACGATGCCGGGCCACCACCGGGTGAAGGCCGCCCACGAGTCGGCCAGCGCCGCGGTGGACTTCGTGGAGGACCTGTGGGCGGATATGGGAGCAGACGGTGACGGTGCGGACGGCGACAGCGCGGACGGCGACGCCGCCGAGGAGTTCCCGACCGGCGCGGCGCTCCGGCAGTTCGGCCCGGCGGCGGGCGACCGCCTCGAAATCCGTCACGGCAAGCCCGACGGCCGGTGCTTCTCGCTCGGACGCGGCGAGGTCACGGAGTGTGCCCCCGACGAGGGGAAGGTCACGCTCCGCCGCGAGATGTCCGGCCGGGGAACCTACGACGCGCTCGGCACGCCCCGCGAGCGCGGCGACGTGGCCGTCACGAAGTTCCGGGAGGGCCGGTGGTGGTACCCGACCCTCTACCGGAGCGACGAAGGCGAGTCGAAGGGGACCTACGTCAACGTCTGTACGCCCGTCGAATTGTTCCCCGAGGTCGCCCGGTACGTGGACCTGCACGTAGACGTGGTGAAGTTCCCCGACGGCGGGGTCGAGCGCGTGGACGACGACGAACTCGACGCGGCGGTCGAAGCGGGTGAAATCGCGCCGCCGCTCGCGGAGAAAGCCCGGAGCGTCGCCAGTAGCGTCGAACGCGCACTGAAGTGA
- a CDS encoding DUF7533 family protein, giving the protein MNKPGIIGTLQLAATLVFALPVGLLGVQFLLDGKTLLGGGFVVVAVMMVVLEEYLTTPTDVPGAVAQKTVGKVAKTPDDDE; this is encoded by the coding sequence ATGAACAAACCGGGCATCATCGGCACGCTCCAACTCGCGGCGACGCTCGTGTTCGCGCTTCCGGTCGGGTTGCTGGGCGTTCAGTTCCTCCTCGACGGCAAGACCCTGCTGGGTGGCGGGTTCGTCGTCGTCGCGGTCATGATGGTCGTACTGGAGGAGTACCTGACGACACCGACGGACGTGCCGGGCGCGGTGGCACAGAAGACGGTCGGGAAAGTGGCGAAGACGCCCGACGACGACGAGTAA
- a CDS encoding UvrD-helicase domain-containing protein has protein sequence MSQETEERVTRLFGGPGSGKTTELLDRVEGLLDQEGVGVNDILLVSYTRAAANEVRERLAERRDLNPRSLQGSVCTMHAKAYELLDLSRNDVVGESDKKEFCEEFGIEFEDEYSGAGRRTARSTTLGNKIIATSQWLQRTRRDVADWYDVPFQWNDEEVRLPPDIDPNAQEGNKYTPTWPSDDDRLDVPEAIRGWRNYKGENDLVGFADMLQRVKQRSLLPNVEYLVIDEFQDITSLQFDVYEEWKPHMEQVLIAGDDDQVVYAWQGADPGLLLEEGGNDVILDTSHRLPSEILRVVQQEVHHIDKRQEKNLSPRKQGGTVEQVDSPSMLELVRNVRYTIEEHDGTLMLLFRARYQMFRFIDEFIDEGIPFKCLTDQRMWTDRLQQYVDAVEKMDAEEPITGLQARRLADMLQDSAFGTSERDDLFDAIDERKEEADTDDLAEIEVEHDFVTDFAPFMPGPASAADMVRKVTSFQKNSMRAYFGGDYEGMDADRVRIGTIHSAKGREADHVFVATDLTEKVVEQMAATVDGPVDGEEFTSTTDPVPTLTDNERRVFYVGMSRARERLVVMENLVGGAPTLPIDVLLYNERNEKGVADVLEEVEEPPAQ, from the coding sequence ATGAGCCAAGAAACGGAGGAGCGAGTGACCCGTCTGTTCGGTGGCCCCGGAAGTGGGAAGACCACCGAGTTGCTGGACAGGGTCGAAGGGCTCCTCGACCAAGAGGGCGTCGGCGTCAACGACATTCTGCTGGTCTCGTACACTCGCGCGGCCGCCAACGAGGTCCGGGAGCGTCTCGCCGAGCGCCGCGACCTGAACCCCCGCTCGTTGCAGGGGTCGGTCTGCACGATGCACGCGAAGGCCTACGAACTGCTGGACCTCTCGCGCAACGACGTGGTGGGCGAGTCCGACAAGAAGGAGTTCTGCGAGGAGTTCGGCATCGAGTTCGAAGACGAGTACAGCGGCGCGGGCCGCCGGACCGCTCGCTCGACCACGCTCGGCAACAAGATTATCGCCACGAGCCAGTGGCTCCAGCGGACCCGCCGCGACGTGGCCGACTGGTACGACGTGCCCTTCCAGTGGAACGACGAGGAGGTCCGCCTGCCCCCGGACATCGACCCGAACGCCCAAGAGGGCAACAAGTACACGCCGACGTGGCCCAGCGACGACGACCGCCTCGACGTGCCCGAGGCCATCCGCGGGTGGCGCAACTACAAGGGCGAGAACGATCTGGTCGGCTTCGCCGACATGCTCCAGCGCGTGAAACAGCGGTCGCTCCTCCCGAACGTCGAGTATCTGGTCATCGACGAGTTTCAGGACATTACCAGCCTCCAGTTCGACGTGTACGAGGAGTGGAAGCCCCACATGGAGCAGGTCCTCATCGCGGGCGACGACGACCAAGTGGTCTACGCGTGGCAGGGTGCCGACCCCGGCCTGCTCCTCGAAGAGGGCGGGAACGACGTAATCTTGGACACGTCTCACCGACTCCCCTCCGAGATTCTGCGCGTCGTCCAGCAGGAGGTCCACCACATCGACAAGCGCCAAGAGAAGAACCTCTCGCCGCGAAAGCAGGGCGGCACCGTCGAGCAGGTCGATAGCCCCTCGATGCTCGAACTCGTCCGGAACGTCCGGTACACCATCGAGGAACACGACGGGACCCTCATGTTGCTGTTCCGGGCACGCTACCAGATGTTCCGGTTCATCGACGAGTTCATCGACGAGGGCATCCCGTTCAAGTGCCTGACCGACCAGCGGATGTGGACCGACCGCCTCCAGCAGTACGTCGATGCGGTCGAGAAGATGGACGCCGAGGAGCCAATTACGGGCCTCCAAGCCCGGCGACTCGCCGACATGTTGCAGGACTCGGCGTTCGGCACCAGCGAGCGCGACGACCTCTTCGACGCGATAGACGAGCGCAAGGAGGAGGCCGACACCGACGACCTCGCCGAAATCGAGGTCGAACACGACTTCGTGACCGACTTCGCGCCGTTCATGCCCGGCCCGGCGTCGGCGGCCGACATGGTGCGGAAGGTCACGAGTTTCCAGAAGAACTCGATGCGGGCCTACTTCGGCGGCGACTACGAGGGGATGGACGCCGACCGCGTCCGCATCGGCACCATCCACTCCGCGAAGGGTCGGGAGGCCGACCACGTGTTCGTCGCCACGGACCTGACCGAGAAGGTGGTCGAGCAGATGGCCGCGACGGTAGACGGCCCGGTTGACGGCGAGGAGTTCACCTCCACGACCGACCCCGTGCCGACCCTGACCGACAACGAGCGGCGGGTCTTCTACGTCGGCATGTCCCGCGCTCGCGAGCGCCTCGTCGTCATGGAGAATCTGGTCGGCGGCGCGCCGACCCTGCCCATCGACGTGTTGCTCTACAACGAGCGCAACGAGAAGGGCGTCGCGGACGTGTTAGAAGAAGTCGAGGAACCGCCCGCACAGTAG
- a CDS encoding DUF7563 family protein: protein MPECQNCGSFVTEAYARVFTPREVDDPRVCPECEDKIRDGSEVREARSPRNTS, encoded by the coding sequence ATGCCTGAATGTCAGAACTGCGGTTCGTTCGTGACCGAAGCGTACGCGCGAGTGTTCACACCGCGCGAGGTAGACGACCCGCGAGTCTGTCCCGAGTGCGAGGACAAGATTCGGGACGGCAGCGAGGTCCGTGAGGCTCGGTCGCCACGAAACACCTCTTAG
- a CDS encoding DUF1028 domain-containing protein, with translation MTFSICVREPYEGEETDDQTRFGVAVTTRLPAVGTLCPFASENGAVATQSLVNVELGRKGVEYLDDGLAVEDALQALLNADEGAPQRQLHGVDSDGTFAFSGEECKDWDGHVEGDGYTVAGNLLTGEEVVEAVADEYEASRDEDRPLAERLIDALDAGHAEGGDKREELHVQSAALLVESTEEREMEPYYDDLRVDATETPVADLRETYELAKEGFEMAVERYEEAYEDDEMEAAEDGAVDTEQADGEREGE, from the coding sequence GTGACCTTCAGCATCTGCGTCCGCGAACCCTACGAAGGCGAGGAGACCGACGACCAGACCAGATTCGGCGTGGCGGTGACGACCCGCCTGCCCGCGGTCGGGACGCTCTGTCCGTTCGCGAGCGAGAACGGCGCGGTGGCGACTCAGAGTCTCGTCAACGTCGAGTTGGGCCGGAAGGGAGTCGAGTATCTGGACGACGGGCTGGCGGTCGAGGACGCCCTGCAAGCCCTGCTGAACGCCGACGAGGGCGCACCCCAGCGCCAACTCCACGGCGTCGATTCGGATGGCACCTTCGCCTTCTCGGGCGAGGAGTGCAAGGACTGGGACGGCCACGTCGAGGGCGACGGCTACACCGTCGCCGGGAACCTCCTGACCGGCGAGGAGGTCGTCGAGGCCGTCGCCGACGAGTACGAGGCCAGCAGGGACGAGGACCGACCGCTTGCCGAGCGACTGATAGACGCCCTCGACGCGGGCCACGCCGAGGGCGGCGACAAGCGCGAGGAGCTACACGTCCAGAGCGCGGCGCTCCTCGTGGAATCGACCGAGGAGCGCGAGATGGAACCGTACTACGACGACCTGCGCGTGGACGCGACAGAGACGCCCGTCGCGGACCTCCGGGAGACGTACGAACTGGCGAAAGAGGGCTTCGAGATGGCGGTCGAGCGGTACGAGGAGGCTTACGAGGACGACGAGATGGAGGCGGCCGAGGACGGAGCGGTCGATACCGAGCAAGCGGACGGCGAGCGAGAGGGCGAGTAG
- a CDS encoding HVO_0416 family zinc finger protein, whose amino-acid sequence MATAPTGDDDVFDEFLSERGHETETVGWEDDYNKKKCPDCGGLHETAASECSVCGWRP is encoded by the coding sequence ATGGCGACCGCACCGACCGGCGACGACGACGTGTTCGACGAATTCCTGTCCGAGCGTGGCCACGAGACCGAAACAGTCGGCTGGGAAGACGACTACAACAAGAAGAAGTGCCCGGACTGCGGCGGACTCCACGAGACGGCCGCGAGCGAATGCTCGGTATGCGGTTGGCGACCGTAG
- the npdG gene encoding NADPH-dependent F420 reductase: MRIALLGGTGDIGQALALRWARDTGHEILLGSRDPEKARTKADEYETELDSVGVERDVKGFANEMAADRADVVVLAVPPFHVRDLVESIADRIEEADVVVSPAVGMDRDDEGFHYKPPKAGSVTRLVADAAPDGVPVVGAFHNLSADRLANLDVELDLDTLVVGDDEDAVETVVQLADQIDGLRALQAGSIANAAEVESVTPLLINLAMENEGMHDVGVKFE, encoded by the coding sequence ATGCGAATCGCACTGCTGGGCGGGACCGGCGACATCGGACAGGCACTCGCACTGCGGTGGGCGCGCGACACCGGCCACGAGATTCTCCTCGGCTCGCGCGACCCCGAGAAGGCCCGCACCAAGGCCGACGAGTACGAGACCGAACTCGACAGCGTGGGCGTCGAGCGCGACGTGAAGGGGTTCGCCAACGAGATGGCGGCCGACCGCGCCGACGTGGTGGTGCTGGCGGTGCCCCCGTTCCACGTCCGGGACCTCGTGGAGTCCATCGCCGACCGCATCGAGGAGGCCGACGTAGTGGTCTCCCCGGCGGTCGGGATGGACCGCGACGACGAGGGGTTCCACTACAAGCCCCCGAAGGCCGGGAGCGTCACCCGACTGGTCGCCGACGCCGCGCCCGACGGAGTGCCCGTCGTCGGAGCCTTCCACAACCTGTCGGCCGACCGACTGGCGAATCTGGACGTGGAGTTGGACCTCGACACGCTCGTCGTCGGCGACGACGAGGACGCGGTGGAGACGGTCGTCCAGTTGGCCGACCAGATAGACGGTCTGCGCGCGCTGCAGGCCGGTAGCATCGCCAACGCGGCCGAAGTCGAGAGCGTGACGCCGCTGCTCATCAACCTCGCGATGGAGAACGAGGGGATGCACGACGTGGGCGTCAAGTTCGAGTAG
- a CDS encoding TIGR01548 family HAD-type hydrolase, with amino-acid sequence MQADAVVLDIDGVLVDVADSYRRAIVESIERVHGDTIEKAAIQSFKDAGGFNNDWELTDAAALYLLARREGLAMDVDEFTDRIAERRAESDDAEEADGLDAAEAVVDDALDPAAAERARADWNPERLREVFQQLYLGAALYADIEGREADLDEDDSAADLSGFIHDEPVLLESETLDALADYEVGVVTGRPADEADIAQRRAGLDLPDERRFTMDDWDEGKPHPRALVTLAERFGAESVVFVGDTLDDVKTAVNAAEEDPDREYVGVGVLTGGLTGEEGRRKYEEAGADAVIDSVNDLPDLLA; translated from the coding sequence ATGCAAGCAGACGCGGTCGTGCTGGACATCGACGGGGTACTCGTGGACGTGGCCGACTCCTACCGACGCGCTATCGTGGAGTCCATCGAGCGCGTCCACGGCGACACCATCGAGAAGGCGGCCATCCAGTCGTTCAAGGACGCTGGCGGGTTCAACAACGACTGGGAACTGACCGACGCCGCCGCGCTGTACCTCCTCGCGCGCCGGGAGGGACTGGCGATGGACGTGGACGAGTTCACCGACCGAATCGCCGAGCGCCGAGCGGAATCGGACGACGCCGAGGAGGCCGACGGACTCGACGCCGCCGAGGCGGTCGTGGACGACGCCCTCGACCCGGCGGCCGCCGAGCGAGCGCGGGCCGACTGGAACCCCGAACGACTCCGGGAGGTGTTCCAACAGCTCTACCTCGGCGCGGCCCTCTACGCCGACATCGAGGGGCGAGAGGCGGACCTCGACGAGGACGACTCGGCCGCCGACCTCTCGGGGTTCATCCACGACGAACCGGTCCTCCTCGAATCCGAGACGCTGGACGCGCTGGCCGACTACGAGGTGGGCGTCGTCACGGGGCGGCCCGCGGACGAGGCCGACATCGCCCAGCGCCGGGCCGGACTCGACCTGCCCGACGAGCGCCGGTTCACGATGGACGACTGGGACGAGGGCAAGCCCCATCCCCGCGCGCTCGTCACGCTCGCCGAGCGGTTCGGAGCGGAGTCGGTCGTCTTCGTCGGCGACACGCTGGACGACGTGAAGACCGCCGTGAACGCCGCCGAGGAGGACCCCGACCGCGAGTACGTCGGCGTCGGCGTCCTGACGGGCGGCCTGACCGGCGAGGAGGGCCGCCGGAAGTACGAGGAGGCCGGAGCGGACGCGGTTATCGACTCGGTGAACGACCTCCCGGACCTGCTGGCGTAG
- a CDS encoding DUF7534 family protein, whose protein sequence is MDWSRLSGTAVDALVVSFALGAVLSPPDPFTQILYVAPTFVVVFSALWLRGEPSVRSWWRRYALLVASVFAVGLAWRGATLALGLDSLPGGRDAAMLAGVALGAWLGYFGGLARLRGEKSDGERGTRSEEVGEA, encoded by the coding sequence ATGGATTGGTCCCGACTCTCGGGGACGGCCGTGGACGCGCTCGTCGTCTCGTTCGCGCTCGGTGCAGTACTCTCCCCGCCCGACCCGTTCACGCAGATATTGTACGTCGCTCCGACGTTCGTCGTCGTGTTCTCGGCGCTCTGGCTCCGCGGCGAACCGTCGGTGCGGTCGTGGTGGCGTCGCTACGCCCTGCTCGTCGCCAGCGTCTTCGCGGTCGGACTCGCGTGGCGAGGAGCGACCCTCGCGCTCGGTCTCGACTCCCTCCCCGGCGGCCGCGACGCCGCGATGCTCGCGGGCGTCGCGCTCGGCGCGTGGCTGGGGTACTTCGGTGGACTGGCTCGACTTCGCGGCGAGAAGTCCGACGGCGAGCGAGGGACCCGGAGCGAGGAGGTGGGCGAGGCGTGA
- a CDS encoding riboflavin synthase produces MFTGIVEEAGEVEEVTVTDEGRRLTIGGEEVTGELDRGQSISVSGVCLTVEEFADDWFEVFLASETVAKTYLGEVEAGDPVNLERAMPADGRFDGHVVQGHVDTTAEITDIEQVGEDWTYEFALPEEYGKYVVDKGSVTVDGISLTVAERGEGTFSVAIIPETRRITNLSAKAVGDPVHLEVDVIAKYAERLLEDAGVETGGETDESGETDESAERVLGAMER; encoded by the coding sequence ATGTTTACCGGAATCGTTGAGGAGGCTGGCGAAGTCGAGGAGGTAACGGTGACCGACGAGGGCCGACGGCTCACCATCGGGGGCGAGGAGGTCACCGGCGAGTTGGACCGCGGCCAGAGCATCAGCGTCAGCGGGGTCTGTCTGACCGTCGAGGAGTTCGCCGACGACTGGTTCGAGGTGTTCCTCGCCAGCGAGACCGTCGCCAAGACCTACCTCGGCGAGGTCGAGGCGGGCGACCCGGTGAACCTCGAACGCGCGATGCCCGCCGACGGGCGCTTCGACGGCCACGTCGTACAGGGCCACGTCGATACCACCGCCGAAATCACCGACATCGAGCAGGTCGGCGAGGACTGGACCTACGAGTTCGCTCTCCCCGAGGAGTACGGCAAGTACGTCGTGGACAAGGGGTCGGTGACGGTGGACGGCATCAGCCTCACCGTGGCCGAGCGCGGCGAGGGGACCTTCTCGGTCGCCATCATCCCGGAGACGCGCAGGATTACGAACCTCTCGGCGAAGGCGGTCGGCGACCCAGTGCATCTGGAGGTGGACGTGATTGCGAAGTACGCCGAGCGACTGCTGGAGGACGCGGGCGTCGAGACGGGCGGTGAGACCGACGAGAGCGGTGAGACCGACGAGAGTGCGGAGCGCGTTCTCGGCGCGATGGAGCGGTAG
- a CDS encoding transporter, which produces MVRFSTLVILAGIVLLFVPVPPIATILGILTILAGVLMRWLG; this is translated from the coding sequence ATGGTTCGGTTCTCGACGCTCGTCATCCTCGCCGGAATCGTCCTGCTGTTCGTGCCCGTTCCGCCCATCGCCACGATTCTCGGCATTCTGACTATCCTCGCCGGGGTACTCATGCGCTGGCTCGGATAA
- a CDS encoding S8 family peptidase — MADNDNGVSRRNVLKIAGSSMAVAGTAGLAGATGRVEVNVGFASERGRRKALGAADETVREFDSLDIVTAKMPAQAAKGLRKNPNIRYVEENGTVQAHAQTLPWGIDRVDADIAHSNGDTGSGADIAILDTGIDSDHPDLQANLGTGKDFSGKGTWEDGDGHGTHCAGIANAVNNSEGVVGVSTEATLHAGKVLGDDGSGSFSDVAAGIEWAANQGFDVASLSLGASSGTTALQDAVDYAYNNGVLVVSSAGNSGPCNECVGYPAAYSNAMAISSTDSDDSLSSFSSTGSEIELAAPGGSIYSTYTGGGYSTLSGTSMSCPHVSGAAAQLMATGMSNTEARSALKNSAEDIGLGSNESGAGLLDVEAALNGGGDGGDGGDGGTGDTAPAVDSLSVTNNSNGGWARFDVSWSVSDADGDLASVDLTLTQSTTVDSSSSSVGGSSASGSAQLQEKKGSGTYDVTVTVTDSKGNTASQTTTVSA, encoded by the coding sequence ATGGCAGATAATGACAATGGTGTCTCTCGGCGAAACGTACTGAAAATCGCAGGCAGTTCGATGGCGGTGGCCGGAACGGCCGGACTCGCAGGGGCGACTGGTCGAGTCGAGGTCAACGTCGGGTTCGCGTCCGAGCGCGGCCGACGGAAGGCGCTCGGCGCGGCCGACGAGACGGTCCGGGAGTTCGACTCGCTCGACATCGTGACGGCGAAGATGCCCGCCCAAGCGGCCAAGGGACTCCGGAAGAACCCGAACATCCGCTACGTCGAGGAGAACGGCACGGTTCAGGCCCACGCCCAGACGCTCCCGTGGGGCATCGACCGCGTGGACGCCGACATCGCACACAGCAACGGCGACACCGGCAGTGGTGCCGACATCGCCATCCTCGACACGGGTATCGACTCCGACCACCCCGACCTACAGGCCAACCTCGGCACCGGCAAGGACTTCTCCGGCAAGGGCACGTGGGAGGACGGCGACGGCCACGGGACCCACTGTGCGGGTATCGCCAACGCGGTGAACAACAGCGAGGGCGTCGTCGGCGTCTCGACCGAGGCGACGCTCCACGCTGGCAAAGTGCTGGGCGACGACGGGAGCGGTTCGTTCTCCGACGTGGCGGCCGGTATCGAGTGGGCCGCCAACCAAGGCTTCGACGTTGCCAGTCTGAGTCTCGGCGCGAGTTCGGGCACGACCGCGCTACAGGACGCGGTGGACTACGCCTACAACAACGGCGTCCTCGTCGTCTCCTCTGCCGGTAACTCCGGCCCCTGTAACGAGTGTGTCGGCTACCCCGCGGCGTACAGCAACGCGATGGCCATCTCCTCGACCGACAGCGACGACAGCCTGTCGAGTTTCTCCTCGACCGGTTCCGAAATAGAACTCGCCGCGCCCGGCGGGAGCATCTACTCGACGTACACCGGCGGCGGCTACAGCACCCTCTCGGGTACGTCGATGTCCTGCCCGCACGTCTCGGGTGCGGCCGCCCAGTTGATGGCCACCGGGATGTCCAACACCGAGGCCCGCAGCGCGCTCAAAAACTCCGCCGAGGACATCGGTCTCGGGAGCAACGAGTCGGGCGCGGGTCTCCTCGACGTGGAAGCCGCGCTCAACGGCGGGGGCGACGGCGGCGACGGCGGCGACGGCGGTACGGGCGACACCGCACCCGCGGTCGATTCCCTGTCGGTTACGAACAACAGCAACGGCGGCTGGGCGCGCTTCGACGTGAGTTGGAGCGTCTCGGACGCCGACGGCGACCTCGCGTCGGTCGATCTGACGCTCACCCAATCGACGACGGTCGATTCCTCGTCGTCGTCGGTCGGCGGGTCCAGCGCGTCCGGTTCGGCCCAACTCCAAGAGAAGAAGGGAAGCGGTACCTACGACGTGACGGTCACCGTCACCGACTCGAAGGGCAACACCGCGAGCCAGACGACGACCGTTTCGGCCTGA